From Pleurocapsa sp. PCC 7319:
TGCCATCTTAATTCAAGGACAACTAGAAGCCGAAGGGATCAGAATTTTAACTGAAGCAAAAGTTAGCCAAATCAAAATAATTAATGAGCAAAAATGGTTACAGGCTGGCGATCAAGCTTTGTCAGCCGATGAGATTATTTTTGCTGATTGTCGTCAACCTAATATCGAAGAATTAAATCTAGCGTCAGTAGAAGTTAAATACGATCATTGCCGAGTTTATGTTAATAAAAAGCTGCAAACTACTAATGCGAATATCTATGCTTGTGGTGATTTAATTGGAGGATATTGTTTACCTAATATTGAGCAATATGAAGTTAATTTAATTCTGAAAAATTCATTATTTTCCCCTTGGTATAAAACCAACTATTTTTCTCTACCATGGGCGATTTTAACCGACCCTAATTTAGTAAGAATAGGATTGAATGAAAAGCAAGCCCAACAACAATATGGTGTCAATATTTACATTATTAAACAATATTTTAATGATACCGACCAAGCACGTATTTTAGACCAAAACACTGGCTTATGTAAGCTTTTAGTCAGAGAAAATGGAGTAATAGTAGGTTGTAGTTTAGTAGGCGAGAACGCTAGAGAATTTATCTCTGCGATCGCGTTGATGATGGAACACAATATCAGGCTAGATAATAATCCATTTCGAGGACTAACTGAGTTTTCAGTTTCTACTATTTATCCAAGTTTTGCTGAAATTCTACAACAAGCTAGCTATAATTTTTATCAACAAAAGTTGCAACGTAATCCAAGAAGATTAAATCGTCTAAGAATTTGGTCAAGTTTATTTTAGCTGGGAAATAATTTAATCATTAAGTTATATTGATATATTCTTAAGATAATATGAGGAAATAAGTAATTGTGCTCGGTTTATATGAGTATTAAAGCGAACGTAATTTAAGCTTTGTTAAGTAATAGAAGATAAGTATTTAAAAAAAATAAGGCTTTTGCTAGTCTATTTAAACAGTAAATATTGAACTTATTTTTAAAGTTATATCTATCTCATAATTTTTTTTACTATACTGAATACTCTCGTATTACAATGCAACATTTTCATGACGAATGGATTCAAGAATGGTGTGATCATAATGGTTGGACAGATTTATTTCAAGAACGCTACGATCATTACTGGGCTTTTCCGCCTAATTGCGTCATGCCAGAGCCAATCCCACAAAAAGTGATGAGGGTAATCAAGAGTGAAAAAGGTCTGAGTCGCTGTGAGCAAAAGTGGTTGCTCTCTGCGGGGGTTGTCAGTGTGTTTGCTTTAATTTCCAGTTATCTTTGTCTATCACCAATGCCTCTAATTTTTGCATTTGGGTTTGATGCTATTATTTGTGCTTTAATGGAGTGCGAAATTTAGCTTTGCTAGAATTGAGTATAGTTTTTTTGGTTATTACCAGGGTTGGAGGTTGGAACCAAGTTTTTAACTCAATACTTCTTTTCCAGGTCGGATGCTCGGATACAATGAATACTGTAGATAACTCTATTATTTGACTTTAATATCATTTGACTTTAGTTTGGACTCAGAAGACGATAAATGATGATGCAGTTTTCAAAAGCCCTAAATCTAAATCTGTCGGTGGGATAATTGTTAGCTGTAGCCAAAGATATCAGGATATTTAACAGCTAAACTATGTTTAATTTGGGTAATAATCGACCAGAAATAGCAGAGCAGCAATGGCGATCGCAATTAGATCATTTTGTTGATGATTACGAACATCAACTTGCAGCTTTAGCCTGGGGATTGCAACAGGAATGGCAAGACAGTGGTGATGTAAACGATGTATTGGGTATTGATCTTGAACCAACTCCTCACTTTGTAGCCTGTTCTCAGGAAAGTTTGGACAAGTTAAATCATAATACTAGAGGGCAGCTACAGGAAATTCTCGGAATTGTTGATGGTTCTGATCGAGCAACGGAAATAGTAATTATTGTCATTGCTAAAGGACAAGTCAAACTAATTAACTTTCAACCCGAAATTACTCCACCCGATTGCTTTGCTGCTACTGATGGTAATATCGATCAACTAATAGCAACTTTGGAATTAGCCTTGGCTAAATATATTAAATAATTGATAAAAATATCTAGCCACCTTCTGATTTACAGGACAATCTAGTATATAGCGTTTCTCGTATTAATGAGATACACCTTGTTGAAGTCAGGGAATAGGGAATAGGGAATAGGGAACAGGGAATAGAGGTTTTAAGGTTTTTGACTAAGTTTATATATGTACCTCACTTATTTGAGAAACGCTATAGATGTCAATGTTATTTCCCGTACTAAAGTTACCAAAAATAGAGAACTTTCACTAATAGAAAAGGCTAACAGAAATCGACTAATATTTAAGTGGTTAAATTATCAGATAAACTACTGATTTAGGTAACAAAGATGTTGCAATTTTTGCTGACATGGTTAGCGACAGCTGTTTCTTTAATTATTACTGCTTTTGTAGTGCCTGGCTTCACTATAGTAAGCTTTTCATCTGCATTAGTGGGGGCAGCAGTTTTAGGCTTAGTTAATGCGATTATCAAACCAATTTTGATTTTGTTTACTTTACCACTGACAATTTTAACTTTGGGTTTGTTTCTCCTAGTAGTAAATGCGATCGCTTTGGGCTTAGTAGGCTATCTAACCCCAGGATTAGCGGTAGCTGGCTTTTTTCCGGCTTTATTTGGCTCAATTGTATTGACATTAGTTTCTAGTTTGATTTATCAGTTTTTTCCTACTTCGGAATCACTCAATTGAGAAGAATTCTTAATCTCTTAAGAATCCAACGTTTTGAGCTTTAGCGGAAACATTAGATTTTGACATCCTCTCCGTCCTGCGCTGACGCTAAAGAACGGAGATTCCCTAAAACAAAGTTAACTGTTTAGGGGTGGTAGACGGTTCAACACAAACTGCTACTACTGTAGTCTGACATTTGCTCCCACGTCCGTTGATATATTGGTCGGATTGCCCACCCGCCCATCGATTTAAATTTTCTGCTGCGTTGATATCTCGGTCGTGAATAGTATTGCAAAACAAGCATTCCCACTCCCTAACATCTAGCTCTTTTTTTCCTTCTGACTCTCCGCAGCATGAGCATTTTTGAGATGATGGAAACCATCTGTCTACGATAGTTAAATGCCTACCGTACTTGTCGCATTTAGCAGCAAGTGTAGTTTTAAATTTACTCCAACCTGCATCACTAATTGCTCGTGACAACTTACGGTTTTTAACCATTCCTGCCACATTCAAGTCTTCTACTGCCAGAGCTTGATTTTCGCGTACTAGGCGAGTAGTTAACTTGTGAATAAAATCTGTTCTTTGGTCTTTTACCTTAGCATGAAGTTTAGCTAGCCTATGCTTGCGTCTTTTTCTCCGCTCAGATTCTTCCATGCGGCTTAAGCCTTTGGTAGCTTTGGATAATCTTCGATTAGCTTTTTGGATTTTCCGGAGCATTTTCTTGTGTAGACGAGGATTTTCAACCTTTTCGCCTGAACTTAAAATAGCAAAATAGGTTAAACCTAAATCAATCCCAACAGATTGCTCCGTAACAGGTGAAACAGGTTGCTCAACTTCAACTACAAAAGAAGCAAAATATCTGCCAGAACAATCTTTGATGATAGTCACACTTGATGGTTCGCTTGGTAGTGGTCGAGAAAAAACTATTGGTATATGACCAATTTTGGCAAGTTTAACCGATTGAGAATGTACACTAAAGCCACCAATTCTGAATCTAATTGATTGTCTAGATTGTTTTTTCTTGAGCTTAGGTTTTCCTACTGGTTTACCTTTTCTTTTTCCTTTTAAACTAGAAAAATAATTATTCCAGGCAGTGCATAAATCTCTATATGACTGTTGGAGAACAATGTTAGAGACTTCAGCCAACCAACTTCTTTCTTCAGTTTTTTTAGCCTGAGTAATAACCTGTTTGTCTACATCCTTTGGTCTTGGCAAACCTTCTCTGAAAGCTTTCTTGTAGACCCATAACGCATCATTCCAAACTACACGAGCGCAACCAAAAGCTTTGGCTAATGGCTCAATCTGAGTCGGTCTGGGATAAATTCTGTACTGGTATCTAGCTTTCATGTACAGTATGATAACATTGGTCTGTACATAAGATTATGAAGTTTAGAAGAGAGAGAAATAGCGTTACAGATTTAAAAGTACACTTAGTCTGCGTAACCAAATATCGCGCTCAAGTGTTTTCTGCACCGCAGATTGAATTAATTGAAAAAGTATTTTATGAAGTAGCTAAAAAGATGAATATACAGATACTCGAAATTAATGGAGAGACAGACCATCTTCATGTTTTGGTTGAATATCCTCCCAAGTTATCTGTATCTAAAATGGTTAACTCTCTTAAAGGGGTATCTAGTCGTAGATTTGGGCAAGCTGGTTTCAAAAAGCCTAAAAATGGGAAAGCATTATGGAGTCCTAGTTATTTTGCGGTTTCTGTAGGTGGCGCACCCATAGAAGTATTAATCAAGTATATTAAAGAGCAAAACCGTCCAGCCATATAAAGTCGTGCTAGAAGCACGAGGCTTGTATCCCATTACCTTCGGTCAAAATAAATAAGCAAAACAACAAAAAAGGGTTGACATCTTACTTTTGGTCAACCCCCATGCTTGGGAACGCGCTTCAACTTAAAATCAAATTCTTGCTATTACTGAAGAACTAATTTAACGTTGGCATTCTGCAAACCACGCTGCTTGACTTCAGACAAAGTTTTATTAACAGCATATTTTTGGTTAATAGAGTTGATCAACTCGGTTTGGTTGTGTTTTTTAGCTACACCCCAAAGATCGGCAATCAAATCAAAAGTACCATCGCTATTTTCGGACCAGCCTAAATCATATTCGCCTTCCAAGGTAGCAACGATATCAGCACGGATTCTCTGACCGTTATAACCACGAACATCTGCATTAGTTTGAACATTAATACCAAGATCGCGAAGAGAATTAGTTAAAATTTCAGAATCGCTAATTTTGGTGCGTAGAGTGCTAAAGTGAGACATATGATTTCCTCCAGTAGAAGAGAAGTAAACAACAACTTTAAAATCAATAACCGCCTAAGCTCTTTTGAGAGACGGACTATTTAATAAACTGCTAGCTTTACAATTGCTAGCCTCTGCTTCTGCGAATTACTTTAACTCGCAGAAGAAAGCCTGTTAAAATTCCAGTCGCTGATATTCAGCAACGGAAGCTGACGCAGGTCTGGCTCTTTGCCCAGCCCAATCTCTCAAGGCTGTTACCTGTTCAGTCATAGTTCGTGACAGAGGTAAGGTTGATTTAATAGCAGCAATAATATCTAGCTGCGTAAACTCCCTATCCTGAGCAAAAGCATCATACATTGCAGCGATAATTGCTTGCTCAATCTCTGCACCTGAAAAACCTTCTGACACTTTGATTAACTGCTCTAAATCAAAACGATTGATCTCCGAGCGTCTTTTTCCAAGGTGAATTCTAAAAATATCTCCCCTTTCTGCTGAACTAGGTAAATCCACGAAAAAGATTTCATCAAATCTTCCTTTACGTAAGAACTCTCCTGGCAATCTTTCAACACGGTTAGCTGTAGCCATTACAAATACGGGAGATTTCTTCTCTTGCATCCAGGTTAAAAATGAACCAAATATGCGACCAGAAGTTCCACCATCAGAATCTCCAGAGCCACCCCCACCGGCAAAAGCCTTATCTAGTTCATCAATGAAAAGAATTACGGGAGAAATAGATTCTGCTGTTTTTAAAGCATTTCGTAAATTCGCTTCTGAACGACCCACTGTTGAACCGTCATAAACTCTACCCATATCGAGGCGCAGTAAAGGTAAACCCCAGAGACGAGATGTTGTTTTGGCGATCAAAGACTTACCACAACCAGGAATTCCTAAAATTAACATTCCTTTGGGCTGAGGGAGTCCATATTCTCTAGCTCTTTCTGTAAATGCATTGGAACGCTGTCTCAACCATCGCTTAAGCTCCTCCAAACCGCCTACTGAGTCTATAGTCTCGTCTTCTTCGATATACTCCAAAATACCATTGCGACGAATTAATTGTTTTTTCTCTGAAAGAACAATTTCTACTTCTTCTTCGGTCAGACGACCTGCTTTCACCTGAGCTTTACGATAGACTTTTTCGGCTTCATCTTTGGTTAAACCCAATGCAGCTTTCAGCAGCTTTTCTCTAGTTTCTGTACTGAGACGACTACTATTACTTTTCAACAGTCTTTCTGAAAGAACCTGATTCAGTTCAGTCAAATTTGGTAAAGGATAGTCTAGGACTACGGCTTCCTTTTCTAACTCAATGGGTAAGTTTTGAACAGGTGACATTAATATAATTACTTTATTAGTACCCTTGAAAGATGCTATGCCATCCCTTAACCACCTAGTAATTACAGGACCATCAATAAAAGGGTGCAAATCTTTGAATATATATATTCCTGAATCTTTCTGCCTAATAGTCCATTCAATTGCTGCCTCGGGGGAAACAGTATTGTGTTGGGTTGCTTGACGAGGTTGACCATATTCAACCATTCCTCGTGTTACAGTCCACACAAAAATTCGCTTGTATTCAGCATTATCTTTAACAATATTAGAGATAGCTTGCTCTGCCCGCTCCTCCTCTGGAGTAATTAGATAAATTAACGGGTATTGAGCTTGTACGAGAATATTTAGCTCTTCTTTCATGATATCGACCTTGCTGAATCCTTAATATTTATGGTTAAGCTTTTTACTGCATCTCGAAAACTTTACAGACAGGAAACAAGCTCTTCTTCGTTAAATCCATCCGAGCCACCTGTTTCGCTCGCTACTTTCAGAGGTATCTCTTCAGCTATCATTCCTGCTTGACTGTTTAGAGAGACTATCTCTCCTTCTCTCACCACTAACGCCGCATCACATTCTGGACATAAATGCACTTGGTGCGTTTTACCCTGGGTAGTTGCCTCAATTTCCTCTACCTTTTCTGGATACTGCATATAAAAGGCGATCGCTTTTTCGACAAGAGCAGACATTGACTCAAGATCTACAGCCGCTTTTATTTTTAATTTCCTATGCAGTTCTGGAGGTATATATAAAGTTACTTTCTGCTTACTTTGCATATCACTAAGTTGATTAATCACCCGGGTATACAGGTCAATGTACTTATTTTATTTTTTTCTGTCAAGACAGTAAGACGCTATGACGTCAATATTGTAATATTTCTCAATATTCTGCCGTTTTGAATTACACTTAACACTTAGTAATAGTACTCAAACGCAGAACTATTTCGTCTATTGCTTCAACTACGGCATAATTTGACTGATTAGTGGGTTGATTGGTAATGATGCTAAAAACAAAAACCCCATATTCTGGGTGATCGATATAACCAGATAAAGCCTTGACGCCTCTAAGGGTACCCGTCTTGGCTCTTACTGTTCCTTCCGCAGTAGTGTGGCGGAGACGATTTCTGAGAGTACCACTGATACCAGCGATGGGAAGAGAAGCCAAGAAAACATCATTTCCCCGAGCATCAAACATAGCTCTAAGAGTAGAAGTTAAAGTTCTAGGAGTTGCCAAGTTATTACGGGACAAACCTGAGCCATCTTTTAATCGATAACCGTTAGAATCAATTCCCAAATTAGTTAAAGCCTGTTGAACTGATTGAGAGCCGCCGACGTATCGCAGCAAAACATTGGCATAATCATTGTCACTTTTAAGATTAGTAACTGTAATCCAATCGCGAATCGATGTAGAACGAATTTGCCCATCTGGATTGAGCTTTTGTAAAGCAGCAGCAGTGACTAACAACTTCATATTAGAAGCAGGAACCATATAAGAGTCAGGATTACGACTATAAATATTACTTCCGCTGAGAGATTGAACCAAAATTGCCCACTTTACCTTCTCGAGACTGGGATGTTCAACGATTTGATCGATAACTGGTTCTATGTAATTCGAGCAAATACCAGGAGAATTATTTTCAGGTAAAGGAACAGGAATTTCAATAGCATCTAAATTGTTGTCTAGGTGGGCAGCTGTGTCAGCGGTAACAGGAGTGAGAGAAAATAAATGAATCAGAGTTACACAACTAATAGTAAAAGGAATACTTCTGGGCGAACAGCAACTAAATTTCATAAACTAGCCGTAAAAAATTGTTAAACTGAAAAACTATGGTTCAATCCAGCATCAAACCTTTGGCAGACTTTAAATTTTGCTT
This genomic window contains:
- a CDS encoding NAD(P)/FAD-dependent oxidoreductase; translation: MAVDYDLVVIGSSWAGIYAARNAVQLQARVALVTQCQNQYLPNDVLVNHSLSEIGRLNYQLANHPFAIASERQSPFISLQEASDWTKGINSRIKAENSLSSLAVLGVDVIVGKGQFFSLPKLGFQVGQRKLRSRHYLLATGSKFVPRLLDGNNTENYITLRDLWRINLGKLPQSIIIVGKDPISLELAQNLARFDKKVTLVVNQPRILPQEDLDIAILIQGQLEAEGIRILTEAKVSQIKIINEQKWLQAGDQALSADEIIFADCRQPNIEELNLASVEVKYDHCRVYVNKKLQTTNANIYACGDLIGGYCLPNIEQYEVNLILKNSLFSPWYKTNYFSLPWAILTDPNLVRIGLNEKQAQQQYGVNIYIIKQYFNDTDQARILDQNTGLCKLLVRENGVIVGCSLVGENAREFISAIALMMEHNIRLDNNPFRGLTEFSVSTIYPSFAEILQQASYNFYQQKLQRNPRRLNRLRIWSSLF
- a CDS encoding phage holin family protein — encoded protein: MLQFLLTWLATAVSLIITAFVVPGFTIVSFSSALVGAAVLGLVNAIIKPILILFTLPLTILTLGLFLLVVNAIALGLVGYLTPGLAVAGFFPALFGSIVLTLVSSLIYQFFPTSESLN
- a CDS encoding RNA-guided endonuclease TnpB family protein gives rise to the protein MKARYQYRIYPRPTQIEPLAKAFGCARVVWNDALWVYKKAFREGLPRPKDVDKQVITQAKKTEERSWLAEVSNIVLQQSYRDLCTAWNNYFSSLKGKRKGKPVGKPKLKKKQSRQSIRFRIGGFSVHSQSVKLAKIGHIPIVFSRPLPSEPSSVTIIKDCSGRYFASFVVEVEQPVSPVTEQSVGIDLGLTYFAILSSGEKVENPRLHKKMLRKIQKANRRLSKATKGLSRMEESERRKRRKHRLAKLHAKVKDQRTDFIHKLTTRLVRENQALAVEDLNVAGMVKNRKLSRAISDAGWSKFKTTLAAKCDKYGRHLTIVDRWFPSSQKCSCCGESEGKKELDVREWECLFCNTIHDRDINAAENLNRWAGGQSDQYINGRGSKCQTTVVAVCVEPSTTPKQLTLF
- the tnpA gene encoding IS200/IS605 family transposase, which gives rise to MKFRRERNSVTDLKVHLVCVTKYRAQVFSAPQIELIEKVFYEVAKKMNIQILEINGETDHLHVLVEYPPKLSVSKMVNSLKGVSSRRFGQAGFKKPKNGKALWSPSYFAVSVGGAPIEVLIKYIKEQNRPAI
- a CDS encoding DUF1257 domain-containing protein, whose translation is MSHFSTLRTKISDSEILTNSLRDLGINVQTNADVRGYNGQRIRADIVATLEGEYDLGWSENSDGTFDLIADLWGVAKKHNQTELINSINQKYAVNKTLSEVKQRGLQNANVKLVLQ
- a CDS encoding AAA family ATPase, coding for MKEELNILVQAQYPLIYLITPEEERAEQAISNIVKDNAEYKRIFVWTVTRGMVEYGQPRQATQHNTVSPEAAIEWTIRQKDSGIYIFKDLHPFIDGPVITRWLRDGIASFKGTNKVIILMSPVQNLPIELEKEAVVLDYPLPNLTELNQVLSERLLKSNSSRLSTETREKLLKAALGLTKDEAEKVYRKAQVKAGRLTEEEVEIVLSEKKQLIRRNGILEYIEEDETIDSVGGLEELKRWLRQRSNAFTERAREYGLPQPKGMLILGIPGCGKSLIAKTTSRLWGLPLLRLDMGRVYDGSTVGRSEANLRNALKTAESISPVILFIDELDKAFAGGGGSGDSDGGTSGRIFGSFLTWMQEKKSPVFVMATANRVERLPGEFLRKGRFDEIFFVDLPSSAERGDIFRIHLGKRRSEINRFDLEQLIKVSEGFSGAEIEQAIIAAMYDAFAQDREFTQLDIIAAIKSTLPLSRTMTEQVTALRDWAGQRARPASASVAEYQRLEF
- the dacB gene encoding D-alanyl-D-alanine carboxypeptidase/D-alanyl-D-alanine-endopeptidase: MKFSCCSPRSIPFTISCVTLIHLFSLTPVTADTAAHLDNNLDAIEIPVPLPENNSPGICSNYIEPVIDQIVEHPSLEKVKWAILVQSLSGSNIYSRNPDSYMVPASNMKLLVTAAALQKLNPDGQIRSTSIRDWITVTNLKSDNDYANVLLRYVGGSQSVQQALTNLGIDSNGYRLKDGSGLSRNNLATPRTLTSTLRAMFDARGNDVFLASLPIAGISGTLRNRLRHTTAEGTVRAKTGTLRGVKALSGYIDHPEYGVFVFSIITNQPTNQSNYAVVEAIDEIVLRLSTITKC